The Thermovenabulum gondwanense genome includes a region encoding these proteins:
- a CDS encoding transketolase: MLNNEKIEELCNISKRVRKNIIEMITEAGSGHPGGSLSCADILVALYFHVMKVDPQNPGWEDRDRFVLSKGHAAPAIYAVLAEKGFFPVDELKTLRKVDSRLQGHPDMKKTPGIDMTTGSLGQGISAAVGMALAGKLDKKDYRVYAVLGDGELQEGQVWEAAMAAAHYKLDNLTIFLDHNHLQIDGTVKEVLSPEDVGEKFKAFNWNVININGHDFYQIIDAVEKAKKIKEKPTAIIAETIKGKGVPFMENQVDWHGKAPSKEQAKEALNYLN; encoded by the coding sequence ATGCTGAACAACGAAAAAATAGAAGAATTATGCAATATCTCAAAAAGAGTTAGAAAAAATATCATTGAAATGATTACCGAAGCAGGTTCAGGACATCCGGGCGGTTCTCTTTCATGTGCGGATATATTAGTAGCATTATATTTTCACGTCATGAAAGTAGATCCCCAAAACCCGGGATGGGAAGATAGGGATAGATTCGTCCTATCGAAGGGACATGCTGCGCCTGCAATTTATGCGGTTCTTGCAGAAAAGGGGTTTTTCCCGGTAGATGAGCTAAAAACTTTAAGAAAAGTAGATTCCAGGCTCCAGGGGCACCCGGATATGAAGAAGACTCCCGGGATTGATATGACAACGGGATCCTTAGGGCAGGGTATTTCCGCAGCGGTAGGTATGGCTCTTGCTGGGAAACTGGATAAAAAAGATTACAGGGTTTATGCCGTGCTTGGAGATGGTGAATTGCAGGAAGGCCAGGTATGGGAAGCTGCTATGGCCGCCGCTCATTATAAATTAGACAATTTAACGATTTTTTTGGATCATAATCATCTACAAATCGATGGCACGGTAAAAGAGGTTTTGAGTCCCGAAGACGTTGGCGAAAAGTTTAAAGCTTTTAACTGGAATGTAATCAATATAAACGGTCATGACTTTTACCAAATAATTGATGCAGTAGAAAAAGCAAAAAAAATTAAAGAAAAACCCACGGCTATCATTGCGGAAACTATAAAGGGTAAAGGGGTACCTTTTATGGAAAATCAAGTGGATTGGCACGGTAAAGCTCCATCTAAGGAACAGGCAAAAGAAGCTTTAAACTACCTTAATTAA
- a CDS encoding PTS sugar transporter subunit IIA: MDGKITLEKNLIFIGLDVKDKLEAISQMATKLEDYGYVNNEYKNAVIEREKVFPTGLPTKGVGVAIPHTDIKYVNKSAIAIGVLKNPVLFNVMGNPEENVEVKLIFMLALKEPKLQVNTLRDLVEIFQDENLLAEIVNSDSEEKIIGIISKSFVKSESA; encoded by the coding sequence ATGGACGGGAAAATTACGCTGGAAAAGAATCTTATTTTTATTGGACTTGATGTAAAGGATAAATTGGAAGCTATAAGTCAGATGGCTACAAAATTAGAAGATTATGGATACGTAAATAATGAATATAAAAATGCAGTAATTGAGAGGGAAAAGGTTTTCCCCACAGGACTTCCTACAAAAGGAGTGGGTGTGGCTATTCCTCATACGGATATTAAATACGTAAATAAATCGGCCATTGCGATAGGTGTATTAAAAAATCCTGTACTATTTAACGTAATGGGAAATCCCGAGGAAAATGTGGAAGTAAAATTGATATTTATGCTGGCACTAAAGGAGCCTAAATTGCAGGTAAATACGTTAAGAGATCTGGTAGAAATTTTTCAGGATGAAAACTTATTAGCTGAAATTGTTAATAGTGATAGTGAAGAGAAAATTATAGGAATAATTTCTAAATCCTTTGTAAAAAGTGAAAGTGCATAA
- a CDS encoding PTS galactitol transporter subunit IIC, which produces MSIIKFILDLGAVVMLPIIIFILAVILGEKPGKAFRAGVTIGIGFIGINLVIGLLVNNLGPAAKAMVENMGIKLNVIDVGWPAAAAIAFASQVGAFVIPIGLAVNILMLAFGLTKTVNVDLWNFWHFAFTGALVAAATKSLTLGMVAAAINAAIVLKLGDWTAPMIQEFYGIPGISLPHGFSAAYVPIAIPLNKLMDKIPGINKIEANPDEISKKFGVFGEPVIMGLILGIILGLLAKYDAKATLNLGMSMAGVMFLMPRMVKILMEGLIPVSEAAKNFMQKRFAGKEFYIGLDSAVSIGHPAAIATALILVPITILLAVIIPGNRVLPFGDLATIPFMVAMVAPICKGNVFRSVIIGAIVIAVGLLIATNVSPLHTQAAIDASFQFPEGASMISSICDGANPLTWILLQIMKIFG; this is translated from the coding sequence ATGAGTATTATTAAATTTATTCTTGACCTCGGTGCGGTGGTAATGCTTCCTATTATAATTTTTATCCTTGCCGTTATCCTGGGAGAAAAACCCGGTAAAGCCTTCCGCGCCGGTGTAACCATAGGAATAGGCTTTATAGGAATTAATCTGGTAATAGGTCTACTTGTTAACAACTTGGGGCCTGCAGCAAAAGCAATGGTAGAAAACATGGGGATTAAATTGAACGTGATTGATGTAGGATGGCCAGCAGCTGCCGCAATTGCTTTTGCGTCTCAGGTAGGTGCTTTTGTAATACCCATAGGTCTTGCAGTGAACATCCTGATGCTGGCATTTGGTTTGACGAAAACAGTAAACGTAGATCTCTGGAACTTCTGGCATTTTGCTTTCACCGGTGCTCTGGTTGCTGCTGCAACAAAAAGCTTAACCCTTGGAATGGTAGCTGCTGCTATAAATGCTGCTATAGTTTTAAAACTGGGAGATTGGACTGCACCTATGATACAGGAATTCTACGGAATTCCCGGCATATCATTGCCTCACGGATTTTCAGCAGCCTATGTCCCGATAGCTATTCCATTAAACAAATTAATGGATAAAATCCCCGGGATAAATAAAATTGAAGCAAATCCGGATGAGATTAGCAAAAAATTCGGGGTTTTTGGGGAACCGGTAATAATGGGTCTTATATTAGGTATTATCTTAGGGTTACTTGCCAAATACGATGCAAAAGCCACTCTTAACTTAGGAATGTCTATGGCCGGTGTAATGTTTTTAATGCCCCGTATGGTAAAGATCTTAATGGAAGGCTTAATACCCGTATCGGAAGCAGCAAAAAATTTTATGCAGAAACGTTTTGCCGGAAAAGAATTTTATATAGGTCTTGACTCTGCAGTATCCATAGGTCACCCTGCTGCGATTGCAACGGCTTTAATTCTTGTTCCAATTACTATTTTGCTTGCAGTAATTATTCCCGGCAACAGGGTATTGCCTTTTGGCGATCTTGCTACAATACCTTTCATGGTAGCCATGGTGGCTCCTATTTGCAAAGGTAATGTTTTTAGGTCTGTCATTATAGGCGCTATTGTTATAGCAGTAGGCTTATTGATTGCCACAAATGTATCGCCATTGCATACACAGGCTGCAATAGATGCTTCCTTCCAATTCCCTGAAGGAGCTTCGATGATTTCCAGCATCTGCGACGGAGCAAACCCGCTTACATGGATATTACTTCAGATTATGAAGATATTTGGTTAA
- a CDS encoding transketolase family protein, with translation MPKIATREAYGEALTEIGEKIKEIVVLDADLSKSTKTSVFAKKFPERFFNIGIAEQNLMGIAAGLATCGKIPFASTFAVFATGRAFEQIRNSICYPKLNVKIAASHAGLTVGEDGATHQSIEDIALMRTLPNMVVINPADAVETKKAIYAAAMYNGPVYIRLGRHPVDVIFDESYEFQLGKGIVLREGKDVAIIATGVMVAEALKAHEELKKENIHAMVVNISTIKPIDKELLLKAADCKAVITVEEHTIYGGLGSAVTEVLSEEKPVLVKRIGIEDTFGESGKPEELLKKYGLTVERIVCEAKKILGIKG, from the coding sequence ATGCCAAAGATTGCTACAAGAGAAGCTTATGGAGAAGCCCTAACTGAAATTGGTGAAAAAATAAAGGAAATCGTAGTTTTAGACGCGGATTTGTCCAAATCTACTAAAACCAGCGTATTTGCAAAAAAATTCCCCGAAAGGTTTTTCAATATTGGTATTGCAGAGCAAAATTTAATGGGAATAGCGGCAGGACTTGCTACCTGTGGCAAAATTCCTTTTGCCAGTACTTTTGCAGTTTTTGCTACAGGAAGGGCTTTTGAACAGATAAGAAACTCTATTTGTTATCCCAAATTGAACGTAAAAATTGCCGCTTCCCATGCGGGTCTTACGGTAGGAGAGGATGGCGCCACCCACCAGTCCATCGAAGATATAGCATTGATGAGAACTTTACCTAATATGGTTGTTATTAATCCTGCCGATGCGGTTGAAACAAAAAAAGCAATTTATGCTGCAGCTATGTACAATGGTCCGGTATATATAAGGCTGGGAAGGCATCCCGTCGATGTGATATTTGATGAAAGCTATGAATTTCAGCTGGGAAAAGGAATAGTGCTAAGGGAAGGCAAGGATGTGGCAATTATTGCAACAGGAGTTATGGTAGCGGAAGCACTAAAAGCTCATGAGGAACTCAAAAAGGAAAATATTCATGCCATGGTTGTAAATATTTCCACAATTAAACCTATTGATAAGGAATTATTACTTAAAGCTGCTGACTGCAAAGCTGTAATTACCGTAGAAGAGCATACTATCTACGGGGGATTGGGCAGTGCAGTAACGGAAGTACTTTCGGAAGAAAAACCTGTATTAGTAAAGAGGATCGGAATCGAGGATACTTTTGGGGAATCGGGAAAACCCGAAGAGTTGCTTAAAAAATACGGGTTAACGGTTGAAAGGATTGTATGCGAAGCAAAGAAGATACTGGGAATAAAAGGATAG
- a CDS encoding PTS sugar transporter subunit IIB, whose product MDTKRIVVACGTGIATSTVVADKIAEACKKEGLKVDIVQCKVTELKSYADGADVIVSTTIVKDKFNVPVINGLSLITGIGEEAVLKQVVEALKK is encoded by the coding sequence TTGGACACAAAAAGGATAGTCGTTGCTTGCGGCACTGGAATTGCAACTTCAACGGTTGTTGCGGACAAAATTGCTGAAGCTTGCAAAAAGGAAGGATTAAAGGTAGATATTGTTCAGTGTAAAGTTACCGAGTTAAAAAGTTATGCGGATGGAGCAGATGTAATTGTTAGCACTACTATTGTAAAAGATAAATTCAATGTTCCCGTGATAAACGGCCTTTCCCTTATCACGGGGATTGGTGAAGAGGCGGTATTAAAACAGGTGGTGGAAGCTTTAAAAAAATAA